The Synechocystis sp. PCC 7509 genome includes a window with the following:
- a CDS encoding DNA adenine methylase, translating into MLQLSSPYYRPFLKWAGGKSKLIEQYIPHFPQSFTNYYEPFLGGGAVFFYFCNVKPDANKVISDINPELINTYCCIKNNVEPLIELLNTHQEQHDKDYYYRMRSHFQGSDIERAARFIYLNKTCFNGLYRENSQGRFNVPMGKYKNPTICNSDLLRSVSLALQSAEVSLKPYSDIKAKNEQDFVYFDPPYYPLSSTSNFTTYSRYIFKETEQIKLRDTFAKLASRGVKVMLSNSDCALVRELYADFNIYEISAARAINSKAEKRGKITELLITSY; encoded by the coding sequence ATGTTACAATTAAGTTCTCCCTATTATCGTCCTTTTTTAAAATGGGCGGGAGGTAAAAGTAAATTAATTGAACAATATATTCCTCATTTTCCCCAGAGTTTTACTAATTACTACGAGCCTTTTTTGGGTGGTGGAGCAGTATTTTTTTACTTCTGCAATGTCAAACCCGATGCTAATAAAGTTATTTCCGATATTAATCCTGAATTAATTAATACTTATTGTTGTATTAAAAATAACGTTGAGCCGTTAATTGAGCTATTAAATACGCATCAAGAGCAACATGATAAAGATTATTATTATAGAATGCGATCGCATTTCCAAGGTTCAGATATTGAAAGAGCCGCACGATTTATCTATTTAAACAAAACTTGCTTTAACGGGCTATATAGAGAAAATTCTCAAGGGCGATTTAACGTACCAATGGGTAAGTATAAAAATCCCACAATTTGCAATTCCGATTTACTTCGTTCTGTCTCTTTAGCGCTTCAATCTGCCGAAGTTTCGTTAAAACCGTATAGTGATATTAAAGCTAAAAACGAGCAGGATTTTGTCTATTTTGATCCGCCTTATTATCCTCTAAGTTCTACTAGCAATTTTACAACTTACAGCCGCTATATTTTCAAGGAAACTGAACAAATTAAGCTCAGAGATACTTTTGCTAAACTTGCTAGTCGAGGAGTAAAAGTTATGTTGTCTAACTCTGATTGTGCTTTGGTTCGAGAGCTTTATGCTGACTTCAATATTTATGAAATTTCGGCAGCAAGAGCTATTAATTCTAAGGCAGAAAAAAGAGGTAAAATTACAGAACTATTGATTACTTCCTATTAA
- a CDS encoding DUF4351 domain-containing protein, translating into MSAKQFDNLCKYLSEKYPNSFASWLLGKPVTVGEVIKSELSIEPIRADSVTFLRTQERILHLEFQVEVDTNPPLPLRMLDYWVRLHRRYRQPVTQIVILLKKPAKATVIATEFHLENTRHSYQVVKMWEQDPAIFLADIALLPLATLAATQEPEKLLTQISQQISNIESSEQRQDVAICTQLLAGLKFKKTLISQFFREEIMQESVIYQDILQKGLQQGEIAVVVRQLTRQIGTIPDSVRSQILVLPVPQLENLAEALLDFTNLSDLETWLEANPNS; encoded by the coding sequence ATGAGTGCTAAACAATTCGATAATCTCTGCAAATACCTCTCCGAAAAATATCCTAACAGCTTTGCTTCTTGGCTATTAGGCAAGCCTGTTACAGTGGGAGAAGTGATTAAAAGCGAACTAAGCATTGAACCAATCCGCGCAGATTCTGTAACTTTTCTGCGTACCCAAGAAAGAATTTTACATCTAGAGTTTCAAGTAGAAGTCGATACCAACCCCCCGCTACCGCTACGAATGTTGGATTATTGGGTAAGATTGCATCGTCGTTACCGACAACCAGTGACGCAAATCGTAATTTTGCTCAAAAAGCCTGCAAAAGCAACAGTTATTGCAACAGAGTTTCATTTAGAAAACACTAGACACAGCTATCAGGTTGTGAAAATGTGGGAGCAAGATCCAGCGATTTTCCTTGCAGATATAGCACTTCTGCCTTTAGCTACCTTAGCAGCTACCCAAGAGCCAGAGAAGTTATTAACCCAGATTTCGCAGCAAATTAGTAACATAGAATCATCAGAGCAACGACAAGATGTAGCTATCTGCACTCAGTTACTAGCAGGCTTGAAGTTTAAGAAAACATTAATTAGTCAATTCTTCAGAGAGGAAATTATGCAGGAATCAGTAATTTATCAAGATATTCTTCAAAAAGGATTACAGCAAGGGGAAATTGCGGTTGTTGTACGTCAACTTACGCGCCAAATTGGTACTATTCCCGATTCAGTTCGATCGCAAATTCTAGTTTTACCAGTTCCTCAGTTAGAAAATTTAGCAGAAGCTTTGTTAGATTTTACTAATCTCTCAGACTTAGAAACCTGGTTAGAAGCAAATCCTAACAGTTAA
- a CDS encoding DUF751 family protein: MFDGFWDNVSRYPRYLVTIILGIAINAFAPLAPLFKNPFSAIALISLLFGVLVFTVFTLRAMLGLSTV, from the coding sequence ATGTTTGATGGATTTTGGGACAATGTGTCGCGTTACCCCCGCTACTTAGTAACAATTATATTGGGCATAGCGATAAATGCTTTTGCACCTCTAGCGCCTTTATTTAAAAACCCCTTCAGTGCGATCGCTCTTATTAGCTTACTGTTTGGCGTACTTGTTTTTACTGTCTTTACCCTCCGCGCCATGCTGGGTTTAAGTACGGTATAG
- a CDS encoding PD-(D/E)XK nuclease superfamily protein — protein sequence MTQGGRANSSGNVLETTIEGTLIGHGYSAIGCNVPKKQRLGFLLSPSNNFQKRYARQVYIGQGIYDTDIYVDFYVIGSSISSGLIIECKWQQSGGSVDEKLPYLNLNIQYCYPVPAIVLIDGGGMKPKAVTWLSTQTVLNQNLLAVHNLTSFIKWSNNNF from the coding sequence ATGACTCAAGGTGGAAGAGCAAATTCTTCGGGAAATGTGTTGGAGACAACTATTGAAGGAACATTGATAGGACATGGATATAGCGCAATAGGTTGTAATGTACCGAAAAAGCAGCGTTTGGGATTTCTTTTAAGCCCTAGTAATAACTTCCAAAAAAGATACGCTAGACAGGTATATATAGGGCAGGGTATTTATGACACAGATATTTATGTAGATTTTTACGTTATTGGTTCTTCAATCAGTTCTGGTTTAATCATTGAGTGTAAATGGCAGCAATCTGGTGGTTCAGTAGACGAAAAGCTACCCTACCTTAACTTAAATATTCAGTATTGCTATCCAGTACCAGCTATCGTTTTAATTGATGGGGGTGGAATGAAACCAAAAGCCGTAACTTGGTTATCTACGCAAACTGTTTTAAATCAAAATTTATTAGCAGTCCATAATCTAACTTCTTTCATTAAATGGTCTAATAATAACTTTTAA
- the rbfA gene encoding 30S ribosome-binding factor RbfA, translated as MATNRRVSRVAELIKREVSQMLIHDIKDDRVGAGLVSVTDVVVSGDLQHAKIFVSVYGSEEAKIETMAGLKSATGYVRTELGQRVRLRRTPEVIFQEDPSIERGTKVLSLLNQLNHDRPADENLDVDDYEDEYLDDEEK; from the coding sequence ATGGCTACAAACCGTCGCGTTTCTCGCGTTGCCGAATTAATTAAACGCGAGGTTAGCCAAATGCTTATCCACGATATCAAAGATGACCGTGTAGGCGCAGGACTCGTTAGTGTAACCGATGTCGTAGTATCGGGGGATCTGCAACACGCCAAAATTTTTGTTAGCGTCTATGGCAGTGAGGAAGCAAAAATCGAAACAATGGCAGGATTAAAATCTGCTACGGGTTATGTGCGAACCGAATTAGGGCAAAGAGTACGCTTGCGTAGGACTCCAGAAGTCATATTTCAAGAAGATCCTTCTATAGAAAGGGGAACTAAAGTGTTGTCGTTACTTAACCAACTAAACCACGATCGCCCCGCCGATGAAAATTTAGATGTAGATGATTATGAAGACGAATACTTAGACGACGAAGAAAAATAA